In Acidianus brierleyi, one genomic interval encodes:
- a CDS encoding DEAD/DEAH box helicase → MDYISDFNSLLKEKLGFSMFPYQEHVSKDLINAIDLGEKFVVASMPTGSGKTVIEIFLAYFLMKKGFHNIIVMEPTRLLCDQMYTKFWKKVYQDIGMEYEGNCEAFNEGKSIIVSTPFTAAKCDAKADAIIFDEVHHAFGDSRYTEALMQLNPKIIIGLTALLPGYKRYKLDLRVSESFGEPIVLSYDFKALSKIDPSFKPPKAIADLFDADMDSLEDNVYELFFKKKAKGNKDTLKFLEVTLYSYGKSAFCESLQRLNDKVQDNSAYFMLCDSEGLSHKARALQDILSVYRVEDFKPVLIFTSRKATAYEFEKAIRETKVDMKRVKVLTGDASKEERQKLVDSAKRGDVDVIISTLVGEEGIDIPEAKLLIMTDVPQSPLRFYQRLGRLIRSEKEETQKFLVVALTPKTPEYDNLDDALRNLFAEGVDVSYIIEKKEGKGPVAKVIDIINKEKEDMIPFLKLTEEKDVTPLTYVAEFKKKNEDINSLYYEILSSNTRLNGEEGFSQYLDKAMKEGSVLYFYDVEEMGKLLSKVLLGKYCSLCYGETCRKICNEWLNKIGLIKSIKLDKKNILRLYMKVFLKENSEKAKEYLHREIQNSLENLKGKDFSVSLTESYNKSFTSITETLNFNVSIDRLTVYPKVQLTYYDTNKENKDIVKMNALAIGYKAIEIFFKELLENVITN, encoded by the coding sequence ATGGATTATATTAGCGATTTTAACTCTCTTTTAAAAGAAAAGCTTGGATTTTCAATGTTTCCTTATCAAGAACATGTAAGCAAAGATTTAATAAATGCAATAGATTTAGGAGAAAAATTCGTCGTAGCATCAATGCCTACAGGTAGTGGAAAGACAGTAATTGAAATATTTTTAGCCTATTTCCTAATGAAAAAGGGATTTCACAATATAATAGTAATGGAGCCTACAAGACTCTTATGCGATCAGATGTATACAAAATTTTGGAAAAAAGTTTATCAAGATATAGGAATGGAATATGAAGGAAACTGCGAAGCGTTTAACGAGGGAAAATCTATCATAGTTTCAACTCCATTTACTGCGGCAAAATGCGATGCAAAAGCCGACGCTATAATCTTTGATGAGGTACACCATGCATTTGGAGACAGTAGATATACGGAAGCTTTAATGCAACTTAATCCAAAAATAATTATAGGACTTACTGCACTTCTACCAGGGTACAAGAGATATAAATTAGACTTGAGAGTATCAGAATCTTTTGGAGAACCTATAGTACTTTCATACGACTTTAAGGCACTGTCTAAGATAGACCCATCCTTCAAACCGCCAAAAGCTATAGCAGATCTCTTTGATGCTGACATGGATTCCTTAGAGGATAACGTTTATGAGTTATTCTTTAAAAAGAAAGCAAAGGGAAATAAAGACACATTAAAATTCTTAGAAGTCACTCTTTATAGCTACGGAAAGAGTGCATTTTGTGAAAGTTTACAAAGATTAAATGATAAAGTTCAAGATAATTCTGCATACTTTATGCTATGTGATTCAGAAGGATTAAGCCATAAAGCTAGAGCTCTTCAAGATATACTTTCCGTATATAGGGTAGAAGATTTCAAACCAGTACTAATTTTTACATCGAGAAAAGCTACTGCGTACGAATTCGAAAAAGCTATAAGAGAAACTAAAGTTGACATGAAAAGAGTAAAAGTTCTTACTGGAGACGCATCAAAAGAGGAAAGGCAGAAATTAGTAGATAGCGCAAAAAGAGGAGACGTTGACGTAATTATTTCTACCTTAGTAGGCGAGGAAGGAATAGATATCCCTGAAGCTAAACTCCTTATAATGACTGATGTGCCTCAAAGCCCATTACGGTTTTACCAAAGATTAGGAAGACTAATTAGAAGCGAAAAAGAAGAAACCCAAAAATTCCTTGTTGTTGCATTAACTCCTAAAACTCCAGAATATGATAATCTTGACGACGCATTAAGAAATCTATTTGCTGAGGGTGTAGATGTAAGTTACATTATAGAAAAGAAGGAAGGCAAGGGACCTGTAGCTAAGGTAATAGATATTATTAATAAAGAGAAGGAAGATATGATACCTTTCCTAAAATTGACCGAAGAAAAGGACGTAACACCATTAACATATGTAGCGGAATTCAAAAAGAAGAATGAAGATATTAATTCCCTTTACTATGAGATTTTATCGTCTAATACAAGACTAAATGGAGAAGAAGGTTTTTCACAATACTTAGATAAGGCAATGAAAGAAGGCAGTGTGCTTTATTTTTATGATGTGGAAGAAATGGGAAAACTTTTATCTAAAGTCCTTTTAGGAAAATATTGTAGTCTTTGTTATGGAGAAACTTGTAGAAAAATCTGTAATGAATGGCTAAATAAGATAGGATTAATAAAATCAATAAAATTAGATAAAAAGAATATTCTAAGATTATATATGAAAGTTTTCCTTAAAGAAAACTCTGAAAAAGCAAAAGAATATCTTCACAGGGAAATACAAAACTCTTTAGAAAATCTAAAAGGAAAGGATTTTAGCGTCTCATTAACTGAAAGTTATAACAAATCTTTTACTTCTATTACAGAAACACTCAATTTTAACGTGAGTATAGACAGACTGACTGTATACCCAAAAGTTCAACTAACATATTACGATACGAATAAGGAAAATAAGGATATTGTAAAAATGAATGCATTAGCAATAGGCTACAAGGCCATAGAAATATTCTTTAAAGAATTGCTAGAAAATGTTATAACGAATTAA
- a CDS encoding IS110 family transposase encodes MVDPLTEAKSSNGGVTNPYHRTEHCDNMHGYRCDKEVGILGIDISKDHLVTSEGRVYENNKKGYEEILKVKLNTIVVEPTGAYSIKPCQYFKEKGIKILQVSPNILWKEKDLRGKKTDFYDAEKLINMANKAKEYNYNPLKELVTLYIFLKDLEVKYKNRVKRALFLVSDEEKISKEMLEEFSKGNFKIQLYNLEYTKIVLEEIEVLSKALLETSEKIKEVEKMIQLQSENHVLLTIPGIGKLSSGIIIGIVGDIKRFPNPESFVAYCGLDPIVERSGKATVSKGISKKGNKYLRSLFYFLAEMNYSRNPTLLEFYENHKEKLKGKKLYTALARKLARIVWSVWYNNKPYEPK; translated from the coding sequence ATGGTCGACCCTTTGACTGAAGCAAAGTCTTCGAACGGGGGCGTGACAAACCCCTACCATCGGACTGAACATTGTGATAATATGCACGGATATAGGTGTGATAAAGAGGTAGGGATCCTAGGAATAGACATATCAAAAGATCATCTAGTAACGAGTGAGGGGAGGGTCTACGAGAACAACAAGAAGGGTTATGAAGAAATACTAAAAGTGAAACTAAACACAATAGTGGTCGAACCGACAGGAGCATACTCAATAAAACCATGTCAATACTTCAAGGAAAAAGGGATCAAGATACTACAAGTAAGCCCAAATATACTATGGAAGGAGAAGGACTTGAGAGGAAAGAAAACAGATTTTTACGACGCAGAAAAACTAATAAACATGGCAAACAAGGCAAAGGAGTACAACTACAACCCATTGAAAGAACTAGTAACACTATATATCTTCCTAAAAGACCTTGAAGTAAAGTACAAGAACAGGGTAAAAAGAGCACTATTCCTAGTCAGTGACGAGGAAAAAATAAGCAAGGAAATGCTTGAAGAATTCTCTAAAGGAAACTTCAAAATACAATTATACAACTTAGAGTACACAAAGATCGTACTTGAAGAAATCGAAGTATTATCTAAAGCACTACTGGAAACAAGCGAGAAAATAAAAGAAGTAGAGAAAATGATACAATTACAGTCTGAAAATCACGTTCTATTAACTATACCGGGAATAGGAAAACTTTCTTCGGGAATAATAATAGGCATTGTTGGAGACATTAAACGCTTTCCTAACCCTGAGTCCTTCGTAGCCTACTGTGGTTTAGACCCAATAGTTGAGAGGAGCGGTAAAGCTACTGTAAGTAAGGGAATATCGAAGAAGGGTAATAAGTACTTGCGCAGCTTGTTCTACTTCCTCGCTGAGATGAATTACTCTCGTAATCCTACATTACTAGAATTTTACGAGAACCATAAGGAAAAGTTGAAGGGAAAGAAGTTGTACACTGCTTTAGCCAGGAAATTGGCTAGAATAGTTTGGAGTGTTTGGTATAATAATAAGCCTTATGAGCCTAAGTGA
- a CDS encoding RNA-guided endonuclease InsQ/TnpB family protein has protein sequence MPDVGLRFRAYTNEQTLRALKAQLRLASEVYNTLRWTDIYFHERDGKGLTKTELRQLALDLRKQDEQYQHLYSQTLQQIADRFYDARQRFFDGLARFPKEKKAHKWYSLVYPQSGWKVLKVREIRTKSKKNKKKVITLQLSNLGIFNVIVHRDFPLDKVKRVIVKLTPSGRVYITFVVDQEYPQLPKTNKVVAVDVGVEKLLTTSDGEYVPNQRPYEKALNKMKKLHKALSRKKFLSRNWFKAKIRLARAHEHLKNLRKDMYMKLGKYFAEHYDVLVMEDIRVKQLVGKSLRRLRMRLHDVAFHELRSIMEYQLGKYGKKLTLVDPAFTSMTCARCGHVKKDLTLADRVFVCPKCGWVADRDYNASLNILRRSGSERPLVPVELRPLPLASLGFEAGSHVR, from the coding sequence ATGCCAGACGTAGGGTTACGCTTCAGAGCGTACACTAACGAACAAACATTGAGGGCGTTAAAAGCCCAGTTGAGGTTAGCGTCAGAAGTATACAACACTCTACGTTGGACAGATATCTATTTTCATGAAAGAGACGGAAAAGGACTCACTAAGACGGAGTTGAGGCAACTAGCTCTCGATTTGAGAAAACAGGATGAACAATATCAACATCTATATTCCCAAACACTGCAGCAGATTGCAGACAGATTCTACGACGCTAGACAGAGGTTCTTCGATGGGTTAGCACGTTTCCCAAAGGAAAAGAAAGCACACAAGTGGTACTCCCTCGTCTACCCTCAATCAGGTTGGAAAGTCCTGAAGGTGAGAGAAATAAGGACGAAGAGCAAGAAGAACAAGAAGAAGGTAATAACGCTTCAGCTGTCAAACCTAGGGATCTTCAACGTTATTGTTCATAGGGATTTCCCGCTAGACAAGGTAAAGAGGGTAATAGTCAAGTTAACACCATCAGGGAGAGTGTACATTACTTTCGTTGTGGATCAAGAGTATCCTCAACTCCCAAAGACAAACAAAGTTGTTGCTGTGGATGTTGGTGTAGAGAAACTTCTCACTACCTCTGACGGGGAATATGTCCCCAACCAGAGGCCTTATGAGAAGGCACTCAACAAGATGAAGAAGCTTCATAAAGCTCTTTCAAGGAAGAAGTTCTTGTCACGCAACTGGTTTAAGGCAAAGATTCGTCTAGCGAGGGCTCACGAACACTTGAAGAACCTTAGGAAGGACATGTACATGAAACTTGGTAAGTATTTTGCTGAGCATTATGATGTTCTCGTAATGGAGGACATTCGCGTTAAGCAACTTGTTGGTAAGTCTCTCAGAAGGCTGAGGATGAGGTTACACGATGTTGCTTTTCATGAGCTTAGGAGTATCATGGAGTATCAACTTGGGAAGTACGGTAAGAAACTCACTCTAGTGGATCCTGCTTTTACTTCAATGACTTGTGCTAGGTGCGGGCATGTTAAGAAGGACTTAACTTTGGCTGATCGTGTGTTTGTCTGTCCCAAGTGCGGTTGGGTCGCTGATCGTGATTATAATGCTTCCCTCAACATCCTAAGAAGATCGGGGTCGGAACGACCCTTAGTGCCTGTGGAGCTGAGACCTCTACCTTTGGCAAGCCTCGGCTTTGAAGCAGGAAGCCACGTCCGTTAG
- a CDS encoding class I SAM-dependent methyltransferase, translated as MSEKELEDLFQLIEWPEDPYKEGKKRYEKAIENFRKIVNHAFFNFGNDISIIDLAAGTGIGGIALSKVLKEKGFSVKLYLIDLRENSLLIGKKFSESEGISCEIIKSDVKNVHKLGLKADIALMYGNVHATFSPIDLNLIMAAVSETLNENGLFIIQGMNNFYYVFYERGYKEILPEKVDKNKILISIHSNYDHFNGMFKRYYLDLISGKKIGIDIRFWDFGGIIGISKIFFKEVNLIRDGILGFILAKNPRGLKVKDIE; from the coding sequence ATGAGTGAAAAAGAACTAGAAGACTTATTCCAGCTTATAGAATGGCCAGAAGATCCGTATAAAGAAGGAAAGAAAAGATATGAGAAAGCAATAGAAAATTTTAGGAAAATAGTTAATCACGCATTCTTTAATTTCGGTAACGATATTAGTATAATAGATTTAGCTGCTGGTACTGGAATAGGAGGAATAGCACTAAGCAAAGTACTGAAAGAAAAAGGATTTAGCGTTAAGCTATATCTAATAGATTTAAGAGAAAATTCGCTTTTAATTGGAAAAAAATTTAGTGAAAGTGAAGGAATATCTTGTGAAATAATAAAAAGTGATGTAAAAAATGTGCATAAACTTGGTTTAAAAGCTGATATAGCACTAATGTACGGAAATGTTCATGCCACCTTTAGTCCTATAGATCTTAATCTAATTATGGCAGCAGTTTCTGAGACACTAAATGAAAACGGCTTATTTATAATACAAGGAATGAACAATTTCTATTATGTGTTTTATGAGAGAGGATACAAAGAAATACTTCCAGAAAAAGTAGACAAAAATAAAATTCTCATTTCTATACATTCGAATTACGATCATTTCAACGGAATGTTTAAGAGGTATTATTTAGATTTAATTTCTGGTAAGAAAATCGGGATAGATATAAGATTTTGGGATTTTGGAGGAATTATAGGTATTTCTAAAATATTCTTTAAAGAAGTGAATTTAATAAGAGATGGTATACTAGGATTTATTTTAGCAAAAAATCCCAGAGGTTTAAAAGTTAAAGATATAGAATAG
- a CDS encoding PaREP1 family protein → MIHELPKPWYDPIAYKKIRLEEAKFEAEIAKKFVNENLTRNATGKNISSMGSFSCSISCR, encoded by the coding sequence ATGATTCACGAATTACCTAAGCCCTGGTATGATCCGATAGCATATAAAAAAATTAGATTAGAAGAGGCTAAATTTGAAGCAGAGATAGCCAAGAAGTTTGTAAACGAGAATCTTACTAGAAACGCTACAGGTAAAAATATTTCAAGCATGGGAAGCTTTAGTTGCAGCATTAGCTGTAGATAA
- a CDS encoding PaREP1 family protein, whose product MENKYKGIVKIKEGKKVKRADWIIAIMPTSYLKEISIIIGGEINYLTDKAILIHQYQYNGPDKEGVLSSYRSDEIAKNDILTLINEIEKILSRFS is encoded by the coding sequence ATTGAGAACAAATATAAAGGAATTGTAAAAATTAAGGAAGGTAAGAAAGTAAAAAGAGCTGATTGGATTATAGCAATAATGCCAACTAGTTATTTAAAAGAAATTTCGATAATCATTGGAGGAGAGATCAATTATTTAACAGATAAGGCAATTTTAATTCATCAATACCAATATAATGGCCCAGATAAGGAAGGAGTTTTAAGTTCGTATAGAAGTGATGAAATAGCTAAAAATGATATATTGACTCTTATTAATGAAATAGAGAAGATTTTAAGCAGATTTAGCTAA
- a CDS encoding AAA family ATPase produces MKFIFGRPIDEPFDREEEIKALNELISRNQPTAVLGIRRIGKTSIILNVLKNQNIPKIYINVEDFIEGKSIDIIGLFSYFSSSLLSEAIKFMEPRKRIPIVLKEKGEEAIKTLREILGYIKINFNINLGKVEIFLDSTKKGGIKESLKELLDLPQEISENINKKILIVLDEFQYLKLGEQNFPGLFHSLRSKWQFQNNVEYVISGSAVGMLENIFKKNQPFYQFFFPIYIKPFCKDKSEEFLSEGFQDEGKTFLEDGIKKAVEYLDGIPAWLNYFGIKSVLECRTIDEKCANKVIEDIYKDPVIQVIIKDEYNKLGKNARKILKFIANKGGEGNLRGIELSRSSINEGIKSLFNEGYIERKDRGVYRIIDPIMSKIVTML; encoded by the coding sequence ATGAAATTCATATTTGGTAGACCTATTGATGAACCTTTTGATAGAGAAGAGGAAATTAAAGCTTTAAATGAATTAATAAGCAGGAATCAACCAACTGCAGTATTAGGCATAAGAAGAATAGGAAAAACGTCTATTATATTAAACGTTCTTAAAAATCAGAATATTCCAAAAATTTATATTAATGTAGAAGATTTTATAGAAGGAAAAAGTATTGACATTATAGGTTTATTTTCATATTTTTCTTCCTCCCTTTTATCTGAGGCTATAAAATTCATGGAACCAAGAAAAAGAATACCTATAGTATTAAAAGAAAAAGGAGAAGAAGCTATAAAAACATTAAGGGAGATTTTAGGCTATATTAAAATAAATTTCAATATAAATTTAGGAAAAGTAGAGATATTTTTAGATAGTACAAAAAAAGGTGGAATCAAAGAAAGTTTAAAGGAATTATTAGATCTTCCTCAAGAAATAAGTGAAAATATAAATAAAAAAATACTAATTGTATTAGACGAATTCCAATACTTAAAACTAGGAGAACAGAACTTTCCAGGACTTTTCCACTCACTAAGAAGTAAATGGCAATTTCAAAATAACGTAGAATACGTAATCTCCGGATCTGCTGTTGGTATGCTTGAGAATATATTTAAGAAAAATCAGCCCTTTTATCAATTTTTCTTTCCAATATATATTAAACCTTTTTGTAAAGACAAATCAGAGGAATTTCTTAGTGAAGGATTTCAAGATGAAGGTAAGACTTTCCTAGAAGATGGAATAAAAAAGGCAGTAGAATACTTGGATGGAATACCTGCATGGTTAAATTATTTCGGAATAAAATCCGTATTAGAATGCAGAACAATAGACGAAAAATGTGCAAATAAGGTAATAGAAGATATCTATAAAGATCCAGTAATTCAAGTTATAATAAAAGACGAATATAATAAACTAGGGAAAAACGCTAGAAAAATACTGAAATTTATAGCTAATAAAGGAGGAGAAGGTAACTTAAGAGGAATAGAACTTTCAAGATCAAGTATAAATGAAGGAATTAAGAGCTTGTTTAATGAAGGATATATTGAAAGGAAAGATAGAGGTGTATATAGAATAATAGATCCAATTATGAGTAAAATTGTCACTATGCTCTAG